In Amycolatopsis jiangsuensis, the following proteins share a genomic window:
- a CDS encoding ABC transporter ATP-binding protein has translation MQNTVVPEPAVAISGLEKHFTRKQNGEVSLAVDNVGFTVARGSFFTLLGPSGCGKTTTLRCLAGLESADRGEIAMNGRSVFSAGARRDVAPEDRPIAMVPQSYGIWPHMKVFDNAAFPLRHGRTTCSRGEARTRVLAMLDQVGLAEYADRWSTQLSGGQQQRLALARALLCEPEVLLLDEPLSNLDAKLRAQLRAELRSFQQKFGVTTIYVTHDQGEALAMSDTIVVMNRGRIEQIGAPAEIYDSPASRFVADFVGSANLVAGVVDRHDGDVIEAKTAIGTVRCARFTTPAEPVSPGRELHVCVRPEHVRVLTAATATTEPNVFTARVTATEYLGDRREVTVAVDDLVLRAHADAHLDARPGDEVRVALDPEWTIALWT, from the coding sequence ATGCAGAACACCGTCGTTCCCGAACCCGCCGTGGCGATCTCCGGGCTGGAGAAGCACTTCACCCGCAAGCAGAACGGCGAAGTGAGCCTCGCCGTCGACAATGTCGGCTTCACCGTGGCACGCGGCAGCTTCTTCACGCTGTTGGGGCCCAGTGGCTGCGGCAAGACGACCACCCTGCGCTGCCTCGCCGGGCTGGAAAGCGCCGACCGCGGCGAGATCGCCATGAACGGCAGGTCTGTCTTCTCCGCCGGCGCGCGCCGGGACGTGGCGCCCGAGGACCGGCCGATCGCGATGGTGCCGCAGTCCTACGGGATCTGGCCGCACATGAAGGTCTTCGACAACGCCGCGTTCCCGTTGCGCCACGGTCGCACGACCTGCTCCCGCGGCGAGGCGCGGACCCGGGTGCTCGCCATGCTCGACCAGGTGGGCCTCGCCGAGTACGCCGACCGGTGGTCCACCCAGCTCAGCGGCGGCCAGCAGCAACGGCTCGCACTGGCCAGAGCCCTGCTGTGCGAGCCGGAAGTACTGCTGCTCGACGAGCCACTGTCCAATCTGGACGCCAAACTGCGGGCCCAGCTGCGGGCCGAACTGCGCTCCTTCCAGCAGAAGTTCGGGGTCACGACGATCTACGTGACGCACGACCAGGGCGAGGCGCTGGCCATGTCCGACACGATCGTGGTGATGAACCGGGGCCGGATCGAGCAGATCGGTGCACCGGCGGAGATCTACGACTCCCCCGCGTCCCGGTTCGTCGCCGATTTCGTCGGCAGCGCCAACCTCGTCGCCGGCGTGGTCGACCGGCACGACGGCGACGTGATCGAGGCCAAAACGGCCATCGGGACCGTGCGGTGCGCACGGTTCACGACCCCGGCCGAACCCGTGTCCCCCGGCCGTGAGCTGCATGTGTGCGTCCGCCCGGAACACGTGCGCGTGCTTACCGCGGCGACGGCCACGACCGAGCCGAATGTCTTCACCGCACGCGTGACCGCCACCGAATACCTCGGCGACCGGCGCGAGGTGACCGTCGCCGTGGACGATCTGGTGCTGCGCGCCCACGCCGACGCCCACCTGGACGCCCGTCCCGGCGACGAGGTCCGGGTGGCGCTGGATCCGGAGTGGACGATCGCGCTGTGGACGTGA
- a CDS encoding TetR/AcrR family transcriptional regulator: MASTAGGHVSEARARLLATATRIFYAEGIHSVGIDRIVAEAKVTRATLYRHFAGKDELVVAYLQGIDQAERDQIGSALDSDRSAADVVRAVAESIAEGIQSDVFRGCAYLNAAAEYPDPAHPVHQTVLTHRQWFLQTVIDLFARVGDTPEPAGRHFVMLRDGAMAAGCLSDPSAVCETFLRGVEGLLQSRIAPASTGTA; this comes from the coding sequence ATGGCGAGTACTGCGGGAGGTCACGTGTCCGAGGCGCGCGCACGGCTGCTGGCGACGGCCACCCGGATCTTCTACGCGGAGGGGATCCACTCGGTCGGGATCGACCGGATCGTCGCGGAGGCGAAGGTGACCCGGGCAACACTTTACCGGCACTTCGCCGGCAAGGACGAGCTCGTCGTCGCGTATCTGCAGGGCATCGACCAGGCCGAGCGCGACCAGATCGGCAGCGCACTCGACAGCGACCGGTCCGCGGCCGACGTCGTGCGGGCCGTCGCCGAGTCGATCGCCGAGGGCATCCAGTCGGACGTGTTCCGCGGGTGCGCCTACCTCAACGCCGCCGCGGAGTACCCGGACCCGGCCCATCCGGTGCACCAGACGGTCCTCACCCACCGGCAGTGGTTCCTCCAGACCGTGATCGACCTGTTCGCCCGGGTCGGGGACACCCCCGAGCCGGCGGGCCGCCATTTCGTGATGCTGCGAGACGGCGCCATGGCCGCCGGCTGCCTGTCCGACCCGAGCGCAGTGTGCGAAACGTTCCTCCGCGGCGTCGAAGGACTGCTGCAGTCCCGCATCGCCCCCGCATCGACCGGAACCGCCTGA
- a CDS encoding MarR family winged helix-turn-helix transcriptional regulator, giving the protein MIRDGDLIAGLEREFALLVRRDHAASGRLGRDAHPGLNAGAYGLLAHLAEHGPCRPTALAGHIGITAPTVSRQLQQLEELGLTARLPAPDDRRAYLVALTGPGRRRVAEVQAVRTRWLGDRLDSWLEHDVRALTELLAKFNGNAGEGTPGAKHAC; this is encoded by the coding sequence ATGATCCGGGACGGGGACCTGATCGCCGGCCTCGAACGCGAGTTCGCCCTCCTCGTGCGCCGGGACCATGCCGCGTCGGGACGGCTCGGCCGGGACGCGCATCCGGGGCTCAACGCCGGTGCGTACGGCCTGCTGGCCCACCTGGCCGAACACGGCCCCTGCCGGCCCACCGCGCTGGCCGGGCACATCGGCATCACCGCGCCCACCGTCTCGCGGCAGCTGCAGCAGCTGGAAGAACTCGGCCTCACCGCCCGCCTTCCGGCTCCGGACGACCGTCGCGCGTACCTGGTCGCCCTCACCGGTCCCGGCCGCCGCCGGGTCGCGGAGGTCCAGGCCGTGCGCACCAGGTGGCTGGGTGACCGTCTCGACTCGTGGCTCGAGCACGATGTCCGCGCCCTCACCGAACTCCTCGCGAAGTTCAACGGCAACGCCGGCGAGGGGACTCCCGGCGCGAAGCACGCTTGCTGA
- a CDS encoding GntR family transcriptional regulator, with the protein MAEREPGTSRAGGADPGATRAAQAYSDLRTQILSGHYQPDSRLTESELTARLQVSRGTLRSVLARLAQEGYVTAEANRSARARSFSEDEAVEILETREVLEAALAAKAAERATEEDLAELTDTCQRMWAGRESDGQDESSALNRRFHELIRRAARQATLSRFVDSLLYPLVLRQYRDIERPRPRATIIHEHEAILAAVVTRNPEAAAAAMRHHLSAVRRALQLKPEA; encoded by the coding sequence ATGGCCGAAAGGGAACCGGGCACGTCCCGGGCCGGTGGCGCGGACCCGGGTGCCACGCGGGCCGCGCAGGCGTACTCCGATCTCCGGACGCAGATCCTGTCCGGGCATTACCAGCCTGATTCGCGGCTCACCGAATCCGAGCTCACCGCCCGGCTGCAGGTCTCCCGGGGCACACTGCGTTCGGTGCTCGCCCGGCTGGCGCAGGAGGGGTACGTCACCGCGGAGGCGAACCGCAGTGCGCGGGCCCGATCGTTCTCGGAGGACGAGGCGGTCGAGATCCTCGAGACCCGGGAGGTCCTCGAGGCGGCGCTGGCGGCCAAGGCGGCCGAACGGGCCACCGAGGAGGACCTCGCCGAGCTGACCGACACCTGCCAACGGATGTGGGCGGGACGGGAGTCCGACGGGCAGGACGAATCCTCGGCGCTGAACCGCCGGTTCCACGAGCTCATCCGCCGCGCGGCGCGGCAGGCCACGCTCTCCCGGTTCGTCGACAGCCTGCTTTACCCGCTGGTGCTGCGGCAGTACCGCGACATCGAGCGCCCGCGCCCTCGCGCCACGATCATCCACGAGCACGAGGCGATCCTCGCGGCGGTCGTCACCCGTAATCCGGAGGCGGCCGCGGCCGCCATGCGCCATCACCTGTCCGCGGTGCGGCGCGCACTCCAGCTGAAACCCGAGGCGTGA